From Apium graveolens cultivar Ventura chromosome 9, ASM990537v1, whole genome shotgun sequence, the proteins below share one genomic window:
- the LOC141685356 gene encoding RGS1-HXK1-interacting protein 1 isoform X2, with amino-acid sequence MEESSAAKSKENGGGGGEEKGLSLNWLYNKITASSDSDLSRSIVQSTDSAIRSARHFQHSSSTFFQSLQDFVPEIRSQCKTYEDALVKNVKEELSSARDHPVMACAIAVTAGFILLRGPRRFLFRNTFGRLQSEEAQFVKAEKNVKALTLSVDLMKKESAKLLERANFAETEMNSGRTALRVSGTQIRQLTKAVYKAEAEAVDLMDFLREIPGRQPLKLRAEATSMASTLRQQRTAVDKRILKISELGVSV; translated from the exons ATGGAGGAATCATCGGCAGCGAAAAGCAAAGAAAACGGCGGCGGCGGCGGAGAAGAAAAAGGATTATCATTGAATTGGCTATACAATAAAATAACAGCTTCATCAGATTCCGATCTGTCTCGTAGTATCGTTCAATCTACTGACTCTGCTATTCGCTCCGCCCGTCATTTTCAACATTCCTCCTCCACCTTTTTTCAATCTCTTCAG GATTTTGTTCCTGAAATCAGATCTCAGTGTAAAACTTATGAAGATGCTTTGGTCAAGAATGTTAAAG AGGAGTTGTCCAGTGCAAGAGATCACCCAGTTATGGCTTGTGCAATTGCTGTTACAGCTGGATTTATTCTATTGCGTG GCCCTAGAAGATTTTTGTTTAGGAATACATTTGGTCGACTACAAAGTGAGGAG GCCCAGTTTGTTAAAGCTGAGAAAAATGTAAAAGCATTGACCCTCTCTGTTGACTTAATGAAGAAGGAGAGTGCAAAACTGCTTGAAAGAGCAAATTTTGCTGAAACTGAGATGAATAGTGGCCGCACTGCTCTAAG AGTCTCTGGAACTCAGATCCGACAACTTACTAAAGCAGTTTATAAAGCTGAAGCCGAAGCTGTTG ATCTAATGGATTTCCTGCGAGAGATTCCCGGTAGACAGCCTCTGAAGCTACGTGCAGAGGCAA CTTCCATGGCGTCGACACTCCGACAACAAAGAACCGCTGTGGACAAAAGGATATTAAAGATCTCAGAACTGGGTGTTTCAGTTTAA
- the LOC141685356 gene encoding RGS1-HXK1-interacting protein 1 isoform X1, translated as MEESSAAKSKENGGGGGEEKGLSLNWLYNKITASSDSDLSRSIVQSTDSAIRSARHFQHSSSTFFQSLQDFVPEIRSQCKTYEDALVKNVKEELSSARDHPVMACAIAVTAGFILLRGPRRFLFRNTFGRLQSEEAQFVKAEKNVKALTLSVDLMKKESAKLLERANFAETEMNSGRTALRVSGTQIRQLTKAVYKAEAEAVDLMDFLREIPGRQPLKLRAEVASMASTLRQQRTAVDKRILKISELGVSV; from the exons ATGGAGGAATCATCGGCAGCGAAAAGCAAAGAAAACGGCGGCGGCGGCGGAGAAGAAAAAGGATTATCATTGAATTGGCTATACAATAAAATAACAGCTTCATCAGATTCCGATCTGTCTCGTAGTATCGTTCAATCTACTGACTCTGCTATTCGCTCCGCCCGTCATTTTCAACATTCCTCCTCCACCTTTTTTCAATCTCTTCAG GATTTTGTTCCTGAAATCAGATCTCAGTGTAAAACTTATGAAGATGCTTTGGTCAAGAATGTTAAAG AGGAGTTGTCCAGTGCAAGAGATCACCCAGTTATGGCTTGTGCAATTGCTGTTACAGCTGGATTTATTCTATTGCGTG GCCCTAGAAGATTTTTGTTTAGGAATACATTTGGTCGACTACAAAGTGAGGAG GCCCAGTTTGTTAAAGCTGAGAAAAATGTAAAAGCATTGACCCTCTCTGTTGACTTAATGAAGAAGGAGAGTGCAAAACTGCTTGAAAGAGCAAATTTTGCTGAAACTGAGATGAATAGTGGCCGCACTGCTCTAAG AGTCTCTGGAACTCAGATCCGACAACTTACTAAAGCAGTTTATAAAGCTGAAGCCGAAGCTGTTG ATCTAATGGATTTCCTGCGAGAGATTCCCGGTAGACAGCCTCTGAAGCTACGTGCAGAG GTAGCTTCCATGGCGTCGACACTCCGACAACAAAGAACCGCTGTGGACAAAAGGATATTAAAGATCTCAGAACTGGGTGTTTCAGTTTAA